One window from the genome of Eucalyptus grandis isolate ANBG69807.140 chromosome 7, ASM1654582v1, whole genome shotgun sequence encodes:
- the LOC120295328 gene encoding uncharacterized protein LOC120295328, producing MSPRQVVLALLLLISLELTHATRDQIDDHSYEVGDIFEVLIGAIQAISSTFNQTEDLMKYNGVSFLADSFNDPLTIARTKGNLIRLNVDYLQHYRGDIQEEFAGVMYHEMTRVLQWTGNGTAPRGLINGIADYVRLKGGHASKSWPMKGSGSRWDDGFAITAYFLEYCNDLKPGFVANLNALMKDSYSEAFFVQLLGKSVHQLWGDYKLAYATRRIPGSEEGYRKPPTSSFDSPSIFYQLTIRSSHGNIHCRSWSGYK from the coding sequence ATGTCTCCGAGACAAGTTGTTCTCGCGCTCCTGCTCTTGATTTCTCTGGAGTTGACACACGCGACGAGGGACCAAATCGACGACCATTCCTACGAAGTCGGCGACATATTCGAGGTTCTAATTGGTGCTATTCAAGCAATTTCGAGCACCTTCAATCAAACGGAAGACCTCATGAAGTACAATGGGGTATCTTTCCTAGCCGACAGCTTCAACGACCCACTCACGATCGCCAGGACTAAAGGCAACCTCATCCGGTTGAACGTAGATTATCTCCAACACTACAGAGGAGATATACAGGAAGAGTTCGCTGGAGTGATGTACCACGAAATGACGCGCGTCTTGCAATGGACCGGCAATGGTACGGCCCCTAGAGGTCTTATCAATGGCATTGCTGATTATGTGAGATTGAAAGGCGGGCATGCATCCAAAAGCTGGCCGATGAAGGGCTCAGGATCGAGATGGGACGATGGTTTTGCAATCACGGCTTATTTTCTCGAATATTGCAATGACCTAAAGCCCGGTTTTGTCGCCAACCTCAATGCTCTCATGAAGGATTCCTACTCCGAGGCGTTCTTCGTCCAGCTGCTTGGAAAGTCTGTGCACCAGCTGTGGGGCGATTATAAACTTGCTTATGCTACCAGAAGAATCCCCGGCAGCGAGGAGGGCTATCGAAAGCCGCCCACCAGCAGTTTCGATTCCCCCAGCATTTTCTATCAGCTCACGATTAGGAGCAGCCATGGGAACATACATTGCCGATCATGGTCCGGCTATAAATAA